A stretch of Komagataella phaffii GS115 chromosome 2, complete sequence DNA encodes these proteins:
- a CDS encoding Small rho-like GTPase, essential for establishment and maintenance of cell polarity: MQTIKCVVVGDGAVGKTCLLMSYTTNKFPPDYVPTVFDNYAVTVMIGDEPYTLGLFDTAGQEDYDRLRPLSYPNSDVFLICFSVCSPPSFENVKEKWFPEVLNHCPGVPCLIVGTQIDLRDDKATLRKLQKQNTKPITPEQGEKLAKELHAVKYVECSALTQRGLKNVFDEAIVAALEPPVYKKSKKCLIL, encoded by the coding sequence ATGCAAACAATCAAGTGTGTAGTGGTAGGTGATGGTGCAGTTGGAAAAACCTGCTTACTGATGTCATATACAACGAACAAATTTCCACCAGATTACGTGCCAACGGTGTTTGATAATTATGCTGTTACAGTGATGATCGGAGACGAACCTTATACTTTGGGTTTGTTCGACACTGCCGGTCAGGAGGATTACGACCGTCTCCGTCCTTTAAGTTATCCAAACTCTGATGTGTTCTTGATCTGTTTCTCTGTCTGTTCTCCTCCTTCGTTTGAAAACgtcaaagagaaatggTTCCCGGAGGTTTTAAACCACTGTCCAGGTGTGCCTTGTCTGATAGTCGGTACTCAGATAGATCTTAGAGACGACAAAGCCACTCTGAGAAAGTTACAGAAACAGAATACAAAACCTATTACTCCTGAGCAGGGGGAGAAATTAGCTAAGGAGCTCCATGCCGTGAAGTATGTGGAATGTTCTGCTTTGACCCAACGAGGTCTCAAAAACGTTTTCGATGAAGCTATTGTGGCTGCTTTGGAGCCTCCTGTGTATAAAAAGTCGAAGAAGTGTTTGATTTTATAA